The genomic window GAGAACGTCGACCTCGTCACCACGGGGGTCGGCGACCTCCCGCTCGACGACGGGAGCCTCGACGCCGCCTTCTCGACGATGACCTACCACGAGTTCGCCAGCGACGAGGCGCTCGAGGAGATCCGCCGGGTGCTGGCACCGGCCGGCCGCCTCGTCGTCGTCGACTGGGCCGCGACGGGGGCCGGCGAGGAGGGGCCGCCGCTGGACGAGCGGTTCACCGCCGCGGAAGCGGCGGACGCGCTGGAGGAGACCGGCTTCCGCGTCGAACACGAGGCCGTCCGGCCGGAGACGTTCCTGCTGGTCGCCGCGGTGGAGTAGGAGTGCGGTCGAAGTCGTAGTCCGACCCGAGCGACGATCGATGCCGGTCACCTGGCGGTCACGCTCGTTTCCGCAGCCGGCCCCGGACGAACGGTCGGATCGGCGTGACGCCGAGGTTCATCCGATCGACCTCGACGATGTCGAACGACCGGTCGGCGGCGAACAGCGAGGCGGTCTGGCGCGTCAGGTGACAGCCCCCGGCGGCCCGCTTCCAGAGCGGCGCGATCAGCGACTGGACGCGAGCGCGCCACCCGTCGTCAAGCACGTGTTCGAAGAAGCGGAACTCGCCGCCGGGCCGGACCACGCGGGCGACCTCCGACAGCGCCCGCTCGACG from Halomicrobium salinisoli includes these protein-coding regions:
- a CDS encoding class I SAM-dependent methyltransferase, with product MGHHTFDASRADKLERAERRYRFLSAEELLWALDLSPSDAVADLGSGTGFYTDDVAPHAGTVYAVDLQEEMHDYYREKGVPENVDLVTTGVGDLPLDDGSLDAAFSTMTYHEFASDEALEEIRRVLAPAGRLVVVDWAATGAGEEGPPLDERFTAAEAADALEETGFRVEHEAVRPETFLLVAAVE